The Haloarcula laminariae genomic sequence CGCACCCGTGTGCTGTGCGACGAGGACGCTTCCGGCGACCGACAGGCCCATGCCCAGCGAGATGAGCAGGAAGACCATCGGGAACCCGAAGGAAACCGCGGCCAGCGCCTCCGTTGAGTAGCGGCCGAGCCAGAACGTGTCCGCGAGGTTGTAGGCCGTCTGCAACAGGTTCGTGACGACGATTGGCAGCGAGAGATACACCAGCGGTTTGAGGATGTCACCGTCGGTAAGCTGGAGTTCGTCTTGCCCCTTGAACAGCTTCATGCCCTCACCTCCGAACCGGGCTGCCAGCCCAGATACAGCGCCAGCGTCCACTCGATAGCCTCGCGGGTCCGGGTGGTCTCCTCGCCGAGCGCGACCGACCGGACGTGTGCGCCGTTCATCATCGTCGCGACCAGCCGTGCCACCTGCTCGGGGTCGGCGTCGTCGAAGTGTCCGTCCTCGATACCGTCCCGAACGGCCGTCGCCACCACGTCCTGGACCACGCTGTCGAGCTCGACGAACCGGTCCCGGAAGACGTCGTGATAGGGCGCCTGCGCCTTCAGCTCCATCATCGCGACCGGAAAGTCGTCGTGGTCGGAGGAGGGCTCTTCGAAGACGGCGTCGAGAAATTCGTTCAGTCGCTCGCGCGGGTCGCGGGCTTCGCAGGCCAGTCGCGACTCGAAGCGGTCGAGCAAGTCATCGAGAAAGGCGTTCAGTAACTCCTCTTTGGTATCGAAATGGTAGTGAATCGCGGCCGAAGTGACGGAGGACTCGGCGGCGATCCGCTGCATCGTGAGGTCGGCGTAGCCGTGCTCGCAGAGCGCACGCCCCGTCGCCTCGATGATTTCGGCAGTGCTCTCAGAACTCATGCTACCGGACTTACTGACTAGTCAGTAAAGAAGGTTTTGACTGACTAGTCAGTTAGATTGGCGCCGCTTCTGTGCGACGACCCGCAACACCGACACCGTCCGTGAGAGTGCTTATAAGTGAATCCGGGCCAAAGTCCGTAGTGTGAATCATCGACCGCTCGGAAACACCGGCTTTTCCGTGACGGAGATAGGGCTCGGAACGTGGGAAATCGGCGCTGATTGGGGCGACGTGCCCGAGGAGACCGGGTACGAGGCCGTATCGACGGCCTTCGACGCGGGCGTCGACTTCCTCGATACGGCCGACGTGTACGGCGACGGCCGGAGCGAACGGCTGATTCGCCGCGTGCTCGACGAGGAGGACATCGACGAGGACGATGTCGTCGTCGCCACGAAGGCCGGCCGTCGGTTGGACCCGCACACGGCCGACGGCTACACCCGGGACAACCTCGAACGGTTCATCGACCGGTCGCGGGAGAACCTCGGCGTCGAGACCGTCGACCTCCTGCAGTTGCACTGTCCACCGAACGAGGTGTACTACCAGCCGGAAACGTTCGAGGCACTGGCGGCTATCAGAGCGGCCGGCAAGATCTCCCACTACGGCGTCAGCGTCGAAAAGGTCGAACAGGCGCTCAAGGCTATCGAATACCCGGGCGTCGAGACGGTCCAGATAATCTTCAATCCGTTCCGCCAGCGTCCGAGCGAACGGCTGTTCGAAGCGGCACGCAAGCGGGACGTCGGCATCATCGTACGGGTCCCGCTGGCATCGGGGTTGCTGACGAACGCCCTGGACCACGAGACCGAGTTCTCGGCGGATGACCACCGGAAGTTCAACCGCGACGGGTCGGCGTTCGACCGCGGCGAGACGTTCGCCGGACTG encodes the following:
- a CDS encoding TetR/AcrR family transcriptional regulator — protein: MSSESTAEIIEATGRALCEHGYADLTMQRIAAESSVTSAAIHYHFDTKEELLNAFLDDLLDRFESRLACEARDPRERLNEFLDAVFEEPSSDHDDFPVAMMELKAQAPYHDVFRDRFVELDSVVQDVVATAVRDGIEDGHFDDADPEQVARLVATMMNGAHVRSVALGEETTRTREAIEWTLALYLGWQPGSEVRA
- a CDS encoding aldo/keto reductase codes for the protein MNHRPLGNTGFSVTEIGLGTWEIGADWGDVPEETGYEAVSTAFDAGVDFLDTADVYGDGRSERLIRRVLDEEDIDEDDVVVATKAGRRLDPHTADGYTRDNLERFIDRSRENLGVETVDLLQLHCPPNEVYYQPETFEALAAIRAAGKISHYGVSVEKVEQALKAIEYPGVETVQIIFNPFRQRPSERLFEAARKRDVGIIVRVPLASGLLTNALDHETEFSADDHRKFNRDGSAFDRGETFAGLSYDDALEAVDELEPHVPADMTMAQLTLRWILDHDAVSTVIPGSTSPAHIQDNVAASDFAPLSHELHGVIRDIYESHVYDDVHHRW